The Morganella morganii sequence ATCTGTTTTGATATAACTTTTATTTTTATCATCTGCCCCTGTCAGCACGGCATTGCCGCCTGCTAATGCAGAATGGCTGCCGAGCGCACCGGCCGCCAGCCCCATTGTGCCGAGACCGGCATTTTTCAGGAAAGATCGTCTTGAAGGATCCTGCGCTTTTTCTGTCATTTGATTATTACTCCTCACACGGTTAACAGACACCATAAGTGTACTAATTAGTACGGTTTTTAAAGTCTAACAAGACTCATTTGTATTAACCAGTACATATTGTGTGATTTCCTGAATTGACAGATACCGGGCACAGTTTTTGTTGTGATCTTTTTTTATACTGGCAAACTTATTTTTTGCATGAATATCAGGGAAGAAACCATAATGCGCCTGTCTCATTCATTTCTCAGGGGAACCGTTGTACTGCTGCTGTGCGGGATGTTAAGCGGCTGCGGGGTGTTTTATGGTGCCATGTGCGGCGGTATGGCTATATTTACGCCGTCAGAATCGGTGACCAAAATCCCGGCACCGGATGCGGTGACCGGTCAGCCGTATGAGCAAACGATTGAAATCACCCGGCACGCAGGAATGATCCCGTTTTATGTCAGTGAGAAACCGGACTGGATGACGGTCACACTGATGTCAAAAAATGAGGCCGGGGAATGGATACCGCTTATCACCGGTGAGGAGTGGCAGACACGGGTGATGAAAGCCGATCAGCGCCCGCTGATCGCTGCCCGTTTGCAGGGAACACCGGCGGAGCGCGGGAAAGTCAGGGTAAATATCAAAGGAATGTCTTACCGCAACATGTGCGGAAACTCAGACCCGGTCTATTCTGTGCGGCTGACAGTGAAAAAAGCGGAGTAATTACTTACTCCTCCGTTCCTGAATATACAGCACCACTGACGGCACGCTCTGAATAATCAGCATGCGGAGAATATGGTTAAGCATGACAAAACCCGCATCTATCCCCATCGCAATTGCGGCGAATGTCATGGCTTCCATGCTGCCGGGCGCCCAGGAGAGCAGCAGCATCGGGAAGGAAAAACCGGTCAGGTGAGACGCCCCGAATGCAATCAGTGCAGTCAGCACAATATTGATCAGCACCACCTGAGCGGACGTCACCATATTGCGCAGCAGTGATCTCAGCGGAAACAGAACAAAATAGCTCCCGATATACATGCCGATCAGCGTCATACTGATATCATTCAGCAGCAGCGGGAAAACAATGTAAGTACTCACCATGCTCTGCACCGCAATCGCCGTGCCCAGTGATGTCAGCATAAACGGTGCCGGGACATTGATTTTTTCCAGCGCTTTGCCGGACAGATACCCGCACACCACAATCACCAGCAGCCACAGCACGGACACCAGACTCTGCGGCGGAATATCCGCAGGCGGCGGGACAGGATGATCACTGCCGACCACCACACCCGCCAGCATAATCAGAATAATCAGGCGGATAGTATGAGAAATCACTACCTTCTGCGGCGGTGTACCGGTGTGATCCATCAGCGCCAGAATTGCCGCCATTGCCCCCGGCACCGCTCCCAGCAGAGATTCCTGAACTGACCACCCCACCCGTTTGCGGAACCAGAGAAAACTGACGGTAAACTGCACCGCCAGACACGACACCATGATGAGCATAATCAGCAGAAGATGATCAAACTGACTGAGATCGACACGGGTAAACATCAGCCCGACGGATGTTCCGAGCACCATCTGAACAAAGGTTAATGTTCCCTTAGGAATAGTGAGCGAAACATTGAAACGGTGCGCAATAATAATCAGAATGATGGGGCCGAACATCAGCGCCATCGGCACGTTCAGGTATGCCAGCAATAATCCGGCCGCAAAACAGGCCGAAATCCCTGCTGCAGTTTTGATAATATTCATATTGTTATAATGTCAGCCGGTTGCCGGAACAGAAAATCAGTCTATCACCGGAATCAATTAATTACAGGGGATATAATTATGCGCGTAACTTTCTCACCGTCAGAGGCGGAAATCAGTGTGGTGCACGGAAGATAAGAGAACAGCCGTGATTACGGCTGCTCA is a genomic window containing:
- a CDS encoding AbrB family transcriptional regulator: MNIIKTAAGISACFAAGLLLAYLNVPMALMFGPIILIIIAHRFNVSLTIPKGTLTFVQMVLGTSVGLMFTRVDLSQFDHLLLIMLIMVSCLAVQFTVSFLWFRKRVGWSVQESLLGAVPGAMAAILALMDHTGTPPQKVVISHTIRLIILIMLAGVVVGSDHPVPPPADIPPQSLVSVLWLLVIVVCGYLSGKALEKINVPAPFMLTSLGTAIAVQSMVSTYIVFPLLLNDISMTLIGMYIGSYFVLFPLRSLLRNMVTSAQVVLINIVLTALIAFGASHLTGFSFPMLLLSWAPGSMEAMTFAAIAMGIDAGFVMLNHILRMLIIQSVPSVVLYIQERRSK